A DNA window from Candidatus Eisenbacteria bacterium contains the following coding sequences:
- the rfbB gene encoding dTDP-glucose 4,6-dehydratase, which produces MLQQTGRYLVTGGAGFIGSNFVRFLRSRYPEASVTVLDKLTYAGNPANLASFEGERGYRFVHGDIADERTVDPLIAEGFDFVLNFAAETHVDRSIGDPGNFVRTDVYGVYVLLEAVRKRPITCFVQISTDEVYGEVFGDPVGEAAPLMPRNPYAASKAGGDRLAYSYHATYGLPVVVTRCSNNYGPYQYPEKLIPLFVTNALEKKPLPVYGTGRNVRDWIHVEDHILALDSILATPGCEGEVFNIGAYNERDVLTIASSILSHLGGPMDLVKHVVDRPGHDRRYAVAWDKLRERTGWRPLRGFEEGLAETVRWYRENEAWWRPLKTGEFLEYYKKNYVFLDRPPEQRR; this is translated from the coding sequence ATTCTCCAGCAGACCGGCCGCTATCTGGTGACGGGAGGGGCCGGATTCATCGGATCGAACTTCGTTCGATTCCTCAGGTCGAGGTATCCGGAGGCGAGCGTCACCGTCCTGGACAAGCTCACCTACGCCGGCAACCCGGCGAACCTCGCGTCCTTCGAAGGGGAGCGTGGATACCGCTTCGTCCATGGCGACATCGCGGATGAGCGGACAGTCGACCCCTTGATCGCCGAGGGGTTCGACTTCGTGCTGAACTTCGCCGCGGAGACGCACGTCGATCGCTCGATCGGGGACCCGGGGAACTTCGTCAGGACCGACGTCTACGGGGTCTATGTCCTGCTCGAGGCGGTGCGGAAACGCCCGATCACCTGTTTCGTTCAGATCTCGACCGACGAGGTCTACGGCGAGGTCTTCGGGGATCCTGTGGGAGAGGCGGCTCCGCTGATGCCCCGCAACCCCTATGCGGCCAGCAAGGCCGGGGGGGACCGCCTCGCCTACTCCTACCACGCCACCTATGGACTGCCGGTGGTCGTCACCAGGTGCAGCAACAACTACGGCCCCTATCAGTATCCCGAGAAGCTGATCCCTCTGTTCGTCACCAATGCCCTGGAGAAGAAGCCCCTGCCGGTCTATGGCACGGGCCGCAATGTCCGCGACTGGATCCATGTCGAGGATCACATCCTCGCTCTCGACTCGATCCTGGCCACGCCGGGGTGCGAGGGGGAGGTGTTCAACATCGGCGCCTACAACGAGCGCGATGTCCTGACCATCGCCTCCTCGATCCTCTCCCACCTGGGTGGACCGATGGACCTGGTCAAGCACGTCGTCGACAGGCCGGGACATGACCGCCGTTACGCCGTGGCCTGGGACAAGCTGCGGGAGAGGACGGGGTGGCGGCCGCTGCGCGGGTTCGAGGAAGGGCTTGCGGAGACAGTCCGCTGGTATAGAGAGAACGAGGCGTGGTGGCGTCCTCTCAAGACCGGGGAGTTCCTCGAGTACTACAAGAAGAACTACGTTTTCCTGGACCGGCCGCCGGAGCAACGGCGTTGA
- a CDS encoding HAMP domain-containing histidine kinase, whose translation MTRSNLPGLLRAYLFLGGFILIGAAAVYTAHLIHRLNEQSRALSELFAEFCAITTFPAMESPELREVFERVIKPANFPMILTDREGRPFVWRGVDVQYADTIDVRTVASIDPKNPPPGPIRELIEDVHRFDRRNVPVPIRRPGEKMVFGYVHYGEPGIVRQLRWIPLVQLLALVAFIGLGYIGYRSIKTSEQRSIWIGLAKETAHQLGTPISSMLGWVEVLKERHEVQSAPGGAVEIPAAFFREVVDEMENDGERLQKVAMRFGQVGSLPRLEPQDLAPIVSEAIRYFRRRLPNLRKDIEIRERYELVPPVNVNRELIEWVVENVLKNAIDATDTKRGVIEVELARRRETECVEVRITDQGRGMTPREVRNVFSPGFTTKQRGWGLGLTLAKRIVEDYHGGKIWVDRSQPGKGTTFIISFPV comes from the coding sequence GTGACCCGCTCCAACCTGCCGGGACTCCTCAGAGCCTATCTGTTCCTGGGCGGGTTCATCCTGATCGGCGCGGCGGCGGTCTACACGGCCCACCTGATCCATCGACTGAACGAGCAATCGCGCGCCCTCTCGGAGCTCTTCGCCGAGTTCTGCGCGATCACGACCTTCCCCGCGATGGAGAGCCCGGAGCTGCGGGAGGTCTTCGAGCGCGTCATCAAGCCGGCCAACTTCCCGATGATCCTGACCGACCGGGAGGGGAGGCCGTTCGTTTGGCGCGGGGTCGACGTCCAGTACGCAGACACGATCGATGTCCGCACGGTGGCCTCGATCGATCCGAAGAATCCCCCCCCGGGCCCGATCCGCGAGCTGATCGAGGATGTTCACCGGTTCGACAGGCGAAACGTCCCTGTTCCGATCCGCAGGCCGGGCGAGAAGATGGTCTTCGGATATGTCCACTACGGGGAGCCGGGGATCGTCCGGCAGCTCCGCTGGATCCCTCTGGTCCAGCTGCTGGCCCTCGTGGCCTTCATCGGACTCGGGTACATAGGCTATCGCTCGATCAAGACGAGCGAGCAGCGGTCGATCTGGATCGGCCTCGCGAAAGAGACGGCCCATCAGCTCGGCACGCCGATCAGCTCAATGCTGGGTTGGGTGGAGGTCCTCAAGGAACGGCACGAGGTGCAATCCGCGCCCGGCGGGGCCGTGGAGATCCCTGCGGCGTTCTTCCGCGAGGTCGTCGACGAGATGGAAAACGACGGGGAACGCCTCCAGAAAGTCGCCATGCGATTCGGCCAGGTGGGGAGCCTTCCCCGCCTCGAGCCCCAGGACCTGGCGCCGATCGTGAGCGAGGCGATCCGCTACTTCAGGAGGAGGCTCCCGAACCTCCGGAAGGACATCGAGATTCGCGAGCGCTACGAGCTCGTCCCCCCCGTCAACGTCAACCGGGAGCTGATCGAGTGGGTCGTCGAGAACGTGCTCAAGAACGCCATCGATGCCACGGACACGAAGCGAGGAGTGATCGAGGTGGAGCTCGCTCGCAGGCGCGAGACCGAGTGCGTCGAGGTCAGGATCACCGACCAGGGGAGGGGGATGACCCCTCGCGAGGTCCGCAATGTCTTCTCCCCCGGCTTCACGACCAAGCAGCGGGGCTGGGGATTGGGCCTCACGCTCGCCAAGCGGATCGTCGAGGACTATCATGGCGGCAAGATCTGGGTAGATCGTAGCCAGCCGGGGAAGGGGACGACGTTCATCATCTCCTTCCCCGTGTAG
- a CDS encoding dTDP-4-dehydrorhamnose 3,5-epimerase, which yields MIDGVVVKPLKPIPDERGFLMEILRRDDPFFEKFGQTYLTVVYPGVVKGWHYHERQVDHFCAIKGMAKVVLYDRRDGSPTKGEVNEFFMGEQNPILLRIPAGVVHGMKGVGAEAAYIVNTPSEPYDHSNPDERRIDPHENAIPYSWERRDR from the coding sequence ATGATAGACGGCGTCGTGGTCAAGCCGCTCAAACCGATTCCCGACGAGCGCGGCTTCCTGATGGAGATCCTGCGTCGCGACGATCCCTTCTTCGAGAAGTTCGGCCAGACCTACCTGACCGTGGTCTACCCCGGCGTCGTCAAGGGATGGCACTACCACGAGCGGCAGGTGGATCACTTCTGCGCGATCAAGGGGATGGCCAAAGTCGTTCTCTATGACCGTAGGGACGGCTCCCCGACGAAGGGCGAGGTGAACGAGTTCTTCATGGGCGAGCAAAACCCGATCCTGCTCCGCATCCCTGCGGGAGTCGTGCACGGGATGAAGGGAGTGGGGGCCGAGGCCGCCTACATCGTGAACACGCCAAGCGAGCCGTACGATCACTCCAATCCCGACGAGCGCAGGATCGATCCGCACGAGAACGCGATCCCCTACTCGTGGGAGAGACGGGACCGGTAG
- a CDS encoding undecaprenyl/decaprenyl-phosphate alpha-N-acetylglucosaminyl 1-phosphate transferase encodes MNAILVFLLSGGVTASLVPIARRIAGRTGFVAAPTESRFHARPTPMLGGLACLAGVAVAIAAGAGLFGMRPEARDQSLFAALALGSCGFLAIGLWDDRRSLSAATKAALQGVLLLGAVAVWRPTAPWAGVGGAAAAWAIMMLLVNAWNYLDHADGLLATHGAIAAAVLAVSTAAAGGAGSAAHATLWALAGAFLGFLAWNRPVASIFLGDAGSLPLAFIAVLCSLALLSRDRAAAIPAAISAHALVLADFVLVTAARLARKRNPFIGGREHTGHRLFTAIGPWPALAVLALCDAAIGCAALWFGPPAPVATAFAVSLVIPLGALAASRLPPPPAGSDPQVH; translated from the coding sequence TTGAACGCGATCCTGGTCTTCCTTCTCTCGGGCGGAGTGACCGCCTCCTTGGTTCCGATCGCGCGGAGGATCGCCGGTCGGACCGGGTTCGTCGCCGCCCCGACGGAGAGCCGATTCCACGCCCGTCCAACTCCGATGCTCGGAGGGCTTGCGTGTCTCGCCGGTGTGGCGGTCGCGATCGCGGCCGGGGCGGGTCTCTTCGGCATGCGGCCGGAGGCGCGCGATCAAAGCCTCTTCGCGGCGCTCGCGCTCGGGAGTTGCGGATTCCTGGCGATCGGCCTATGGGATGACCGGCGATCGCTCTCGGCCGCGACCAAGGCGGCGCTCCAAGGCGTCCTCCTCCTCGGCGCGGTCGCCGTCTGGAGGCCCACCGCACCGTGGGCGGGTGTCGGAGGGGCGGCCGCGGCGTGGGCGATCATGATGCTCCTCGTGAACGCTTGGAACTACCTGGACCACGCCGATGGCCTCCTGGCGACGCACGGGGCCATCGCCGCCGCCGTTCTCGCCGTCTCCACGGCGGCCGCCGGCGGAGCAGGGTCGGCGGCGCACGCGACGCTCTGGGCCCTTGCGGGGGCCTTCCTTGGATTCCTCGCCTGGAATCGACCCGTCGCGAGCATCTTCCTCGGCGATGCGGGGAGTCTTCCTCTCGCCTTCATCGCCGTCCTCTGCTCGCTTGCGCTTCTCTCCCGCGATCGCGCGGCCGCGATCCCGGCGGCGATCTCGGCGCATGCCCTCGTGCTTGCGGACTTCGTCCTGGTCACTGCTGCGCGGCTTGCGCGAAAGCGGAATCCTTTCATCGGGGGCCGCGAGCACACCGGCCATCGCCTCTTCACCGCGATCGGCCCCTGGCCTGCGCTCGCCGTCCTGGCCCTCTGCGACGCCGCGATTGGCTGCGCCGCTCTCTGGTTTGGCCCACCCGCGCCCGTCGCGACAGCGTTCGCTGTCTCGCTCGTCATCCCGCTCGGCGCTCTGGCCGCGTCCCGCCTGCCGCCCCCGCCGGCCGGGAGCGATCCGCAGGTCCACTGA
- a CDS encoding dihydroorotate dehydrogenase, which translates to MSLPDLAVTVGSLDLANPVLCASGTFGYGIEHPEIAARLGAVVTKTITREPREGNAPPRVAETPSGMLNSIGLQNVGVERFVREKLPPLLDLGVPAVVSVGGRSADDFEDVIRTLDRARGISAYELNISCPNVKEGGLEFCASPAAAADLVRRCRGSTERPLWAKLSPSVTSIGALARACVDAGADAITAVNTFVGLALDLEERRPRLRNGVGGLSGPAIRPLALARVREVVRAVSVPVIGVGGIVTGRDALEFLLVGARAVQVGTGSFLRPDQPERVIDEIAAFLAARSVRSIDEWTGSLRDWEESR; encoded by the coding sequence ATGAGCCTTCCCGATCTCGCGGTCACGGTCGGCTCGCTCGATCTGGCCAATCCCGTTCTCTGCGCATCGGGCACCTTCGGCTACGGAATCGAGCATCCGGAGATCGCGGCGCGGCTCGGTGCCGTGGTGACGAAGACGATCACGCGGGAGCCGCGGGAGGGGAATGCTCCTCCGCGCGTGGCCGAAACGCCGTCGGGGATGCTGAACTCGATCGGGCTGCAGAATGTGGGGGTCGAGAGGTTCGTGCGCGAGAAGCTGCCGCCCCTCCTCGATCTGGGCGTCCCCGCCGTCGTTTCTGTCGGAGGCAGGTCGGCCGACGATTTCGAAGATGTCATCCGCACGCTCGACCGCGCCCGAGGGATCTCGGCCTACGAGCTGAACATCTCCTGTCCGAATGTGAAGGAGGGGGGGCTCGAGTTCTGCGCGAGCCCGGCGGCGGCCGCCGATCTCGTCCGGAGATGCCGCGGCTCGACGGAACGGCCGTTGTGGGCCAAGCTCTCGCCCAGTGTCACCTCGATCGGCGCGCTGGCCCGCGCGTGCGTGGATGCTGGAGCCGATGCGATCACGGCGGTGAACACCTTCGTCGGTCTGGCCCTGGACTTGGAGGAGCGGCGGCCGCGCCTTCGAAACGGCGTGGGGGGACTCTCGGGCCCCGCGATCCGTCCGCTTGCCCTGGCCCGCGTTCGGGAGGTCGTGCGCGCGGTCAGCGTACCGGTGATCGGCGTCGGCGGCATCGTCACCGGCCGGGACGCGCTCGAGTTCCTTCTCGTCGGAGCCCGGGCGGTGCAGGTCGGAACCGGCAGCTTCTTGCGACCGGACCAGCCCGAGCGGGTCATCGACGAGATCGCCGCATTCCTGGCCGCGAGATCGGTCCGGTCGATCGACGAGTGGACCGGCTCGCTCAGAGACTGGGAGGAATCTCGATGA
- a CDS encoding dihydroorotate dehydrogenase electron transfer subunit — WLEQRKPGETVDVLGPLGRPFRPIPGRVPVLVAGGRGIAPLIFLADQAGEALPDGILLYGARDRSAIFPAEGCPYPVYRATLDGSIGHRGTVLDLLRDLLGHGAVRPEASALYACGPLPMLAALARIALDHAMPAQVSVETLFGCGTGICAGCAIPIRAEPALGEDPFGRYAFACSDGPVFEASRIDWEGVRE, encoded by the coding sequence TGGCTCGAACAGCGCAAGCCGGGAGAGACCGTCGATGTCCTGGGCCCCCTCGGCCGGCCCTTCCGCCCGATTCCGGGCCGCGTCCCCGTCCTCGTCGCTGGAGGAAGAGGAATCGCGCCCCTCATCTTTCTTGCCGACCAGGCGGGAGAAGCCCTGCCCGACGGTATCCTCCTCTACGGGGCCCGCGACCGATCCGCCATCTTTCCAGCGGAGGGGTGTCCCTATCCCGTCTATCGGGCGACCCTCGATGGCTCGATCGGACATAGAGGAACCGTCCTCGATCTACTGCGCGATCTTCTCGGCCACGGCGCCGTGAGGCCGGAGGCCTCGGCCCTCTATGCCTGCGGTCCCCTCCCGATGCTCGCGGCCCTCGCGCGGATCGCCCTCGACCACGCAATGCCGGCGCAGGTGAGCGTCGAAACGCTCTTCGGGTGCGGCACCGGGATCTGCGCGGGCTGCGCCATCCCGATCCGCGCTGAGCCGGCGCTCGGAGAGGATCCTTTTGGCCGGTACGCCTTCGCATGCTCGGATGGGCCGGTCTTCGAGGCCTCGCGGATCGACTGGGAAGGGGTGCGCGAATGA
- a CDS encoding NAD-dependent epimerase/dehydratase family protein, translated as MRRQSAGIERTRRGGVLSRPGSSSSTTRRTTFSWTGRRSNGVDSAGAPPVSSAWALRGKERDLARVLVTGGAGFIGSHLVDALVDAGETVRVLDDLSTGRRENLDRSLATGRAELLVGSVVDPLLAESAARGCDRIFHLAATVGVRRVLSDPVAGLRNNILGTDSIIRAARRSRPRSLVMFSSSEVYGRTSGGALAEDAATLIGPTVVPRWSYAAGKVVGEYLALGEQRRSGLPVTIVRCFNTCGPRQVGSYGMVIPSLLRQALLGEPLTVYGDGAQTRCFSYVGDVVRGVLSLSGLSSACGETFNIGTDQEIAIIDLARMIRDLCASRSEILLVPYEKAYGDGFEDVPRRVPDLRKIRRWIGYDPEVDLEKLLTVTRDWVQERLAVDATVA; from the coding sequence TTGCGGAGACAGTCCGCTGGTATAGAGAGAACGAGGCGTGGTGGCGTCCTCTCAAGACCGGGGAGTTCCTCGAGTACTACAAGAAGAACTACGTTTTCCTGGACCGGCCGCCGGAGCAACGGCGTTGACTCCGCCGGCGCGCCGCCCGTATCGTCCGCATGGGCCCTAAGAGGGAAGGAGCGGGATTTGGCTAGAGTCCTGGTGACGGGCGGGGCCGGCTTCATCGGATCCCATCTGGTCGATGCCCTGGTCGACGCCGGGGAGACGGTTCGCGTTCTCGACGACCTCTCGACCGGAAGGCGCGAGAATCTCGATCGATCCCTCGCGACCGGGCGAGCAGAGCTCCTCGTGGGATCGGTCGTCGATCCCCTCCTCGCCGAGTCGGCCGCCCGCGGCTGCGACCGCATCTTTCACTTGGCCGCGACCGTCGGTGTGCGGCGCGTGCTGTCCGATCCGGTCGCCGGGCTCAGGAACAACATTCTGGGGACTGATTCCATCATTCGGGCGGCCCGTCGATCGAGGCCGAGGTCGCTGGTGATGTTCTCCTCCTCGGAGGTCTATGGACGGACGAGCGGGGGCGCTCTGGCGGAGGACGCGGCCACGCTCATCGGCCCGACGGTCGTACCGCGCTGGAGCTATGCCGCGGGCAAGGTGGTCGGCGAGTACCTGGCCCTCGGAGAGCAGAGGCGATCGGGGCTTCCGGTGACCATCGTGCGCTGCTTCAACACCTGCGGGCCCCGCCAGGTCGGCTCCTACGGGATGGTGATTCCCTCCCTCCTCAGACAGGCGCTGCTGGGCGAGCCCCTGACGGTCTACGGCGATGGCGCCCAGACGCGCTGCTTCTCCTATGTGGGCGATGTCGTCCGTGGGGTTCTCTCCCTTTCGGGGCTTTCCTCGGCCTGCGGCGAGACCTTCAACATAGGCACGGACCAGGAGATCGCGATCATCGATCTTGCCCGGATGATCAGGGATCTCTGCGCCTCGAGGTCCGAGATTCTCCTCGTTCCCTACGAGAAGGCCTATGGAGACGGTTTCGAGGACGTGCCCCGCCGGGTGCCCGATCTGCGGAAGATCCGCAGGTGGATTGGATACGACCCGGAGGTCGATCTCGAGAAGCTCCTGACGGTGACGCGCGATTGGGTCCAAGAGCGCCTGGCCGTCGACGCCACGGTTGCATAG
- the pyrF gene encoding orotidine-5'-phosphate decarboxylase — protein MSGPTLPAEPGERLIVPLDFPSGREALAMARRLEPVRWVKVGLELFCAEGPGIVEDLASMGKQVFLDLKLHDIPNTVAGAVASVTRLPVRLLTMHASAGPKAMEAASRAAAERDDFGVLAVTRLTSDATGGSDFADVARFAEGAAQAGLFGVVCPAAAAPLVRERFGDRLARVVPGIRPRGVEAHDQVHVATPEKAIAAGAHWIVVGRAITRADDPAAAARGILAALAGGA, from the coding sequence ATGAGCGGTCCCACCCTGCCCGCGGAACCGGGCGAGAGATTGATCGTCCCCCTCGACTTCCCCTCGGGGCGCGAGGCGCTCGCCATGGCGCGCCGTCTGGAGCCGGTCCGCTGGGTCAAGGTCGGACTGGAGCTCTTCTGCGCCGAGGGGCCTGGCATCGTCGAGGATCTCGCTTCGATGGGCAAGCAGGTCTTCCTCGACCTCAAGCTCCACGACATACCCAACACTGTGGCGGGCGCCGTCGCCTCGGTGACGCGCCTACCGGTCCGCCTGTTGACCATGCATGCGAGCGCGGGGCCGAAGGCGATGGAGGCGGCCTCCCGAGCGGCCGCCGAGCGCGACGATTTCGGCGTCCTGGCCGTGACGCGCCTGACCAGCGACGCGACGGGGGGGAGCGACTTCGCCGACGTGGCGCGGTTCGCGGAGGGGGCGGCGCAGGCGGGCCTCTTCGGAGTCGTCTGCCCGGCGGCCGCCGCGCCGCTCGTCCGCGAACGGTTCGGGGACCGTCTGGCGCGGGTCGTTCCGGGCATCCGGCCGAGAGGGGTCGAGGCCCATGATCAGGTTCATGTCGCGACTCCGGAGAAAGCGATCGCCGCCGGCGCCCACTGGATCGTCGTCGGCCGCGCGATCACCCGGGCGGACGACCCCGCGGCAGCGGCGCGGGGGATCCTCGCGGCCCTGGCGGGCGGCGCCTGA
- a CDS encoding UDP-glucose/GDP-mannose dehydrogenase family protein — translation MQKACMIGAGYVGLVTGVCLADFGNKVTCVDLDEEKIGALLAGQMPFYEPGLEEIVRRNVREGRLSFTSDLPRAIRDNQVVFIAVGTPQSDSGHADLSQVFSAARAIARNLNGYKLIVQKSTVPVGTGEEVLRIIKQNRRGNVPFDVASNPEFLREGSAVEDFMRPDRVVIGTWSRRAEGLLAEIYRPLYLIETPMVRTNVQTAELIKYASNAFLATKISFINEMANLCEIVGADVKVVARGMGLDKRIGSKFLHAGPGYGGSCFPKDTHALAALASRAGSPCEIVEATIDVNRRQRERMLEKILRIAGSVRGKEIGVLGLAFKPQTDDVRESVALDLIRGLRRRGTRIRTFDPVAMSRAAQELGRGVKFCGDAYEVAKGAQVLVIATEWNEFRMLDLRKLRRIMKSPIVVDCRNIYDPEKMVSLGFRYVGVGRGTPAARAKAARRSRRKA, via the coding sequence ATGCAGAAGGCGTGCATGATCGGAGCGGGTTATGTCGGACTGGTGACGGGCGTCTGCCTGGCCGACTTCGGCAACAAGGTGACTTGCGTCGACCTGGATGAGGAGAAGATCGGCGCGCTCCTTGCCGGCCAGATGCCGTTCTACGAGCCCGGCCTGGAGGAGATCGTGCGCCGCAACGTCCGGGAGGGCAGGCTCTCCTTCACGAGCGATCTGCCCCGCGCGATCCGCGACAACCAGGTCGTCTTCATCGCGGTCGGCACGCCCCAGTCGGACTCGGGCCACGCCGATCTCTCCCAGGTCTTCTCGGCGGCGCGGGCAATCGCGAGGAACCTGAACGGCTACAAGTTGATCGTGCAGAAGAGCACCGTGCCGGTCGGCACCGGGGAAGAAGTGCTCCGGATCATCAAGCAGAACCGCCGGGGGAACGTCCCGTTCGACGTTGCCAGCAATCCCGAGTTCCTCCGCGAGGGCTCCGCGGTGGAAGACTTCATGCGGCCCGACCGCGTCGTCATCGGGACCTGGAGCCGGAGGGCCGAGGGTCTCCTCGCGGAGATCTACCGCCCCCTCTATCTCATCGAGACGCCGATGGTCCGCACGAACGTGCAGACCGCCGAACTGATCAAGTACGCATCCAACGCATTCCTGGCGACGAAGATCTCCTTCATCAACGAAATGGCGAACCTCTGCGAGATCGTCGGCGCCGACGTCAAGGTCGTCGCGCGCGGGATGGGTCTGGACAAGAGGATCGGCTCCAAGTTCCTCCACGCCGGACCCGGCTACGGCGGCTCCTGCTTTCCCAAGGACACGCATGCGCTGGCGGCCCTTGCCAGCAGGGCGGGGAGCCCTTGCGAGATCGTCGAGGCGACGATCGACGTGAACAGGAGGCAGCGGGAGAGGATGCTCGAGAAGATCCTCCGCATCGCCGGGAGCGTCAGGGGCAAGGAGATCGGGGTGCTCGGCCTCGCCTTCAAGCCCCAGACCGACGACGTCCGCGAGTCGGTCGCCCTGGATCTGATCCGGGGTCTGCGGCGACGCGGCACCCGGATCCGCACCTTCGACCCGGTCGCGATGTCGCGCGCCGCCCAGGAACTCGGTCGAGGGGTCAAGTTCTGCGGCGACGCCTACGAGGTGGCGAAGGGGGCTCAGGTGCTCGTCATCGCGACCGAGTGGAACGAGTTCCGGATGCTCGATCTTCGCAAGCTGCGCAGGATCATGAAGAGCCCTATCGTCGTCGACTGCCGCAACATCTACGATCCGGAGAAGATGGTCTCGCTCGGCTTCCGGTACGTTGGCGTCGGTCGAGGGACACCCGCCGCGCGGGCCAAGGCGGCCAGGCGGTCCAGGAGGAAGGCATGA
- the serS gene encoding serine--tRNA ligase: MLDPKFVRAQPERIRKAIADKGEAADLDAILRLDEERRALLAQVEARKAERNRSSEEVARLKKAGQDATAIVEAAKGVGEEIRALDEKIRVLDGELEERLLWLPNLPHESVPIGSDSTMNVEVRRWGNLPPDGYTPAPHWQIGAELGILDLERAARISGSGFSLFIGQGAMLQRALIQLMIDLHVTKHGYTEVWAPYLVRRECMTGTGQLPKLEADMYHCAIDDLFLIPTAEVSITNLYRDEVIPSERLPIKLTGHSACFRREAGAAGRDTRGLVRVHQFDKVEMVKLVRPETSYDELESLVRDAEDVLQALDLPYRVLALCAGDLSFAAAKCYDLEVYAPAEQRWLEVSSCSNFEAFQARRMGIRFRNDQGRLEHVHTLNGSGVALPRVVAAILELFQTPRGTVRIPEALRPYLGGREELTPAGP, translated from the coding sequence ATGCTTGATCCAAAGTTCGTTCGCGCGCAGCCCGAGCGGATCCGCAAGGCGATCGCCGACAAGGGGGAGGCCGCCGATCTCGACGCCATCCTGCGGCTCGACGAGGAGCGCAGGGCCCTGCTGGCGCAAGTCGAGGCCCGAAAAGCGGAGCGTAACCGTTCGAGCGAGGAGGTCGCGCGCCTGAAGAAGGCCGGCCAGGATGCGACGGCGATCGTCGAGGCCGCCAAGGGAGTCGGCGAGGAGATCCGCGCGTTGGACGAGAAGATCCGCGTCCTCGATGGAGAGCTCGAGGAGCGCCTCCTGTGGCTTCCCAACCTCCCTCACGAGAGCGTGCCGATCGGATCCGATTCGACCATGAACGTCGAGGTCCGTCGCTGGGGGAACCTGCCCCCGGACGGCTACACGCCGGCGCCTCACTGGCAGATCGGCGCGGAACTCGGGATCCTGGACCTCGAGCGTGCCGCGAGAATCTCGGGCTCGGGATTCTCGCTCTTCATCGGGCAGGGGGCGATGCTCCAGCGGGCGCTCATCCAGTTGATGATCGACCTCCACGTCACGAAGCACGGCTATACCGAGGTCTGGGCCCCCTACCTGGTCCGGCGCGAGTGCATGACCGGCACCGGACAGCTCCCCAAGCTCGAAGCCGACATGTACCACTGCGCGATCGACGATCTGTTCCTCATTCCGACGGCGGAGGTCTCGATCACGAACCTCTACCGCGACGAGGTGATTCCCTCCGAGAGGCTTCCGATCAAGTTGACAGGTCACTCGGCCTGTTTCCGAAGGGAGGCGGGGGCCGCGGGCCGGGACACCCGAGGTCTCGTCCGCGTTCACCAGTTCGACAAGGTCGAGATGGTGAAGCTCGTGCGGCCCGAGACCTCCTATGACGAGCTCGAGTCCCTGGTGAGGGATGCCGAGGATGTGCTGCAGGCCCTCGATCTCCCGTACCGGGTCCTCGCGTTGTGCGCGGGGGATCTCTCCTTCGCGGCGGCCAAGTGCTACGACCTGGAAGTCTATGCGCCGGCCGAGCAGCGCTGGCTCGAGGTCTCCTCGTGCAGCAACTTCGAGGCTTTCCAGGCCAGGCGCATGGGGATCCGCTTCCGCAACGACCAGGGGCGCCTCGAGCACGTCCATACCTTGAACGGATCGGGTGTGGCGCTCCCGCGGGTTGTGGCCGCGATTCTCGAGCTGTTCCAGACGCCGCGCGGGACCGTCCGGATTCCGGAGGCGCTCCGCCCCTATCTCGGGGGGCGGGAAGAGCTGACTCCCGCCGGGCCCTGA